TCTGAGACATTAATGGCCTAGAGGATTTCTGTTCCATGACAAATATGAAGGATCACCAAGTTTCCTGCAACATTTAGGGAATGAAGTCAAGGACAGCAATGAAAAATATGGCATTGATTTTGTCGTGTTCAAACTAAAATGTTCATCTGACATCAAATGATAATTGAAAATATAAATGATTATACACATGCATAACTAATTGTAATTTATGTGTTCCTTTTATGGGCTTAACTTACCATCAATTCTAAAAGAGAACCATAGAAGATTAATAATAGGTACACAGTGTTAGTGGTACACAAGAATAAAATATGTTTTGATTGCAATCACTTAATATAAGAAATACAAAGGGGAGAACATTTAAAGATAATAAGATAAAATCTAAAAAGTGAAGAAATAGTgaaatagatagaaaaataacCTTCCTTAATCGATGGTGTTGACCAAACCAGCTTGACTATGGTCGGGTGCAAAGAACGAAAAAAGTTTTTTTTCCCTCTCATCTTAGCATATTTAGGTGTACTAACATGAAACATGTTCTAGGTATGCAGTGCCATGAAAGAAAGCAACATCACAGGGGGAAAAAAAGAAATTATAGTTGTTAGATCATGTGAGAAAATATGTaggatatattattttaatacttgAACTAATAGTCAAATATATTTTCTAtactgaaaatattttttctttaaaaaaaagtgCCAGCTAATCATTTAAGTGATTATGCAGATGAAACAGCCAATTAAGCATCAAAGCAAACATCTAAATGCCCAGCAGATTAAAGAGTGGCTAAGCAAAAAGGCAGGCACTTAAGACAGATTTAAGGGTTAATCAAGACAGATTTGAACAGCCACTTAAGCACTCACACAGCAGTTTTTGGGTGTGAGCAAAACATGAACCAGGCAATATTGTAAACCTTGACTAACATGTTAAGCATATATGGATGCTAGGCATTCTCTGTGGTGCCAGTACAAAAATGAGATACCAACAATTGGCTACAAAAGCAGAAACATGGACAATGTAGCAAGAGTAGAAAacctacattgtattttaattatgCACATTACTTAAGCCATCGTACATCATTTATAAAGAAAAGTATGTTTAACTCtttcgatatttaaaaataatataacttgcaaaaaataaagaatatagacatcatattTCAGAACACATAATAGATAGAACTCTAGCCAAAGTACATCATAAAGAAATGATCTCATGACAATTCATGTTATCATCTCGAGTAACTCAAAACTTGTCTAGGAGGAAGCAAGTGAACCTTGAAAGAGATCAACAACTTCAGACATGTTTCAATATGATATGCATATGTGGATCATATAATAATCCACCTATTACTTTTTGACATTTATACATGTAGATGAGCTTCACTCTAACACTGAATGATCCACAGATTCACCTCATCCCAAATACCATCATTGGTTAAAATCACATTTTGGAAGGATTTCTGATTTTATCAAACAACCTTTCAACATCGAGCTTAAGTTTTGCTTAAAAGACACCACCTTAAAAAGTAGTACTTATTAGATATGGCATCCAATTGTTCAAGGGCAAGGTAAAGTGTTGCCTTATGTAGCTTCATCTCATACCCAACTGAGGTTTGTTTCTCTCATCAAACAATGAGGTCAAAACTAGCTACTTAAAGCAAATTTTGAGCAACCTTATAAAAGAATTTACATAACTCTCCCGGGTTTATTCCCTCCTCCCTAGAAGGGGAATATACCAACTTGAATGATATTAGTTTAATCATTCATGAATTAACAGTTAATAGGCATTTCTTTTCTTGAACTAATCTTGTATTAACCACTTTTACCTAGTGCTCTTCATATAGTCATGAATGATTTAATGCATTAGCCGAGGACGAACTAAATAAGTGTTTAAAAAAAGGACCTGTCAACATTAAAATTTCTGCATCTATGAAGAACTTTCAAAAATCTTGTCATCGCATTGCACTTTATGGAAACAAAGGTTCTTCTAATAGTATAGTTATTTGTTTGTTGCCTTTTAACACTTGGTCACAAATGGATATGCTTTAATAAATAAACTTATTTCTCAAAATATAAGCACGTCAAAAGTGAATAGTGAAAAGACAGTTTTCTTTAAGTACTCTGGATGAGGTCAACCAAACCATCCTTAATCAAAATGGCAAAGAAGGCATCGAAAATGTCAGATAAATTTTCTTCTTAACATTTGTTGTTGCTGACAGGCATCTATCGAAGTACTCACCTTGGTTTTATCAAGTATACAACAGTGAATGCAGTTGCCAGAAAGAAGCATAATCCTCCAACAGTGAGATATGCAATGCCAAGGAAGTTATTCTTTCCTCCAAGCCAGCTTGTGGTAGAAAGCACCAGTTTCTTTTTACCACTGAAACTATAAGTGTTGTAATTGTTCTCTAATGTCACCGTTATGGTATCATTAGCTTTAAGGTCCACTTCTATCCTCCCGTACAACTTTCTGAATGTTGGAAGGGCTGCAGTACGCATCCAAACAATGAGGTCCTCCTGCTCGCTTAACTGTTCATGTAGGAAAAAAGAATCAGTAATAGTGTATGATCAAAAGATATTCTTAATAGTAAGAAGATCTAAGGGCAAGGCAAGTCAAATTAAGCCAACAGATAGAAAGTTGGGAAATCAACAGAGAGGTTTTGCTCATCAGGGCAAAAAGATTAAGGTAGCAAAAACAACAGGCAACTACAAAAAGCTTTAAGACAGGAGAGAGGGCTTTCGCAACTAACTAGAATGAAGAAGAAATAATGAAACTATTGAAGATGTCCAGCATTTCCATTATTCATGCTTCAAGATTAACAAACATGGTGGCAATGGCCTCTCTATAGAGATGCTGGAGAACTTCAATGGTCTTAAACACAACCTGCATATATGTTTCCTCACAATGACACTGTTTTAGCTAAATCATATAAAACATAACaaggaaaataaattaaaaaagggACTTACAGATTTGTTTGGATCGAGTTTTGCACCACCTATTAGAGTTCCATTCTGGAAGTTTTTAGGATAGACATCCTTTCCAAACTTGTGGTCTCTGTCGCTCTTCCAGGAAATGTCCTTCTTATTCACCGTTATATTTTCATTGCCACGGATGAAGTTGTAAGTATCATTAAACAAACTCCAGGCTATGAGGCCACAAGGAAGAATTGAAGCACCATTGTGTGTGGTCGCTTCAGGATCACAATTACTAGTATCATTTGCCTTGTCCTTTGACCTCAACTGTTCATCATTTCGGCTCTTCACATACCTGAATTTAAAATTCATCAGCCGGTTAAGTGGGAATATAATCAGCATCATTATACCTAATACATGTGTTTTCTTTGTTAAGTACAAAGCACCACTCTAGATTACATCTTCTTTGCCGAATATCTAACTGCTGTAGACATGGTGTGATACAAAAACTATTAAACCAATAATATAAGTTACCCCTAAGGAACAATTCTTCTTAGATTTACATAACATGGTGTGATACAAAACTATCAAACCAATAATATAAGTTACCCCTAAGGAACAATTCTTCTTAGACTTGCATAGCATTGATATCAATACTTGAAGAATTGTAATAGATTTTGAGATacggaatcaatgtcaaaaagcAAACAACATAATGTATTGATTAATTATTGTTTCATAAATAAAAAGGCATCCCGATGCACAAGGCTCCTACCATTGCAGGGAATGGAGAGGGTCAAAAGCACACAGCCTCATTCCCACATATGGACAGGCTGTTTCTATGTTTCCAATCCATGGCACCCAAGTCACAATTAACAAACTTTACTATTGCTCCTACGCACACCCTCTTTACCATTTCATGAATACACcttttaaaatagaaattattcatctaaGCTTAATATTGGCTTTTATGCATACCTCCTATGGTTCTGGTAGAAGTTATCAAGTTGATAGTACACATAAACAGGCCGATCCATATCCTTGGGCACCTGCAAGAAACAGCTGTTTCTTTTTCACGTTGTTCaaattttgaagaaataattttctACTAGATACTCTCTATATAAATCATCGTGATCTTACAAATTAATAAACAAAAAAATCCATGCAATAAGTGAAGCAAGTCACAGCCTATGCTTCATTCTACCTAATATATTTTTTCAGAACTACAAATTTCACATATTAAGAGATCTCATTACCTTAAGAGTTCTGGTGCAAGTTTTTTTTATCGCTGCATTCTGTATGTAGCCAACCTTATCATTAGTCATGTTCGGTGGTATGCATGCACTGTCATACCGATCAACAATTTCCACGACCTATTTTAAGGAAAGAAGCATATTCATATAAGAAACAGACTCTATATAACAACAAAAATAATGCTGTTGCCACTTGGATATCAAAAAGCTGAAACAAAATAAATTGAGCATACATGATGGGAAGCCATGAGCGAAACAACGCCTATGGGGACAAAGATGATGCCAACAAGTGTAAATACCGAAATCACCTACAAAAAGATGGTATGGCAGCAGTCAGATACATCTGTTCAATCAATAAGCTACAATGAATACCCAATAACATGTCCCAAATTCATAATAAAGCAAGCTCGGTAGAACTTACCCATCGGGGAGTGAGGATCGGCTTGCAAGCTGGAAGTTCTTGCTGTGTAAACCTCGAATCTGAGCACACAAGGAAAAGCAAACAACAGTTCTTAGTTATTGCTGCAAATTGGGAACAGATAAAAACaggtaatcaaaaaaaaaaaaaaaaaattcaagtcgaaatattaaatcaacctatccAGCACGAAAAGAATAGGAGATCCgaaaattatttgatttaatcaacaaAACCTTATGCTATCCACAAAAAGCGATTAGAAATCTAAAAATCTCGATAacgtttttttcctttttttttttttttttttttgatcgatCGGATGGCTTATCCTCAATATCCAGACTAGCGATaccaaaaatctcaaaaataaaaaaagaaaagaaaagccatTAACCAAAAAAGTGATAATAGTGGACCAAAAATATCCATAACAAATCTCGAGAAAACCCCACCTGCAAGAAAGGGGTCAAAACCATAATAATCATAAAATTTCTAATTAAAACAAgccgaaaagagagagagagagagagattttgacgAGAGATTACACTTAGGCCTCTTGGAATTCCTCCTGGGGGCCGACCCTTCCCCCGATCCCGAGCTCGAGCCGGCCGCCGAAGCGCCCGAATTATTCATCATCCCGCCGCGCAAAAACAACcctaagagaaagaaagagagaagaccgGCTCCGAGCGAGAGAGTTGAGATCTAATCCTTTGCCTCCAATCCCTCTATAAACAACAACAAAAGGGAAAGGATTTTTCCTGTCGAAAAAGCTTCGAAatctcctccccctccccctctcgaTTTCCTCTTAaactattctctctctctctctctctctctctctcgtttgacTGTatgaaaaaagaaggagagaggaaggagaaaacGAGAGATTGGGGCAAGAAGTATTCTTCCTCGGCCGGCGGcgacagagagagagaggtcaAAGAGATCGGGTGGGAATAAAAACGACGCGGTTCCTTGGTGATTTCGCATTACGTCCAACCGCGACTTTTTCTccttctaattaaaaattaatacatAAATAAAGAGGAGGTTTAATCAGTCATGGTCACCAGATCAACGGCGGTGATGTGATACAGATTGGGGCCGAGGGTGATCTTCTTCTATCTTATTGTTAATTCTTGGTTTTTCAAATCTCAAGTCTGGTTGAACACGGCGACTGAATCGATTTCCCACCAAAACTttgcataaatatatatatatatataaaactttgcatataaaatataaaaatataattcataaaaatgatAATAGGTTACaaataattttattgttttttaattatttaaatagtttttatttatctttttgataaaatatGTATGACACTTGATAAGGATGAGCTTGATAAGGTTGCTCCATTGTCGTCGTTTGGATGTCATCTGATTGAAAATATTGCAATAGTCCCTTTTTATAGAAGGTATTTATGACAAATCTGATTGCAGGCTGTATTGTGGGAAGGTCACTTTCTCTTATATTTGATACAAATTATTCTAGAAACTGGTTATGAAATGACAATAATGGTATTGGGTGCAAATTATTCTAGAAGCTGGTTATGAAATGACGATAATGGAATTGCCCATGTGGATATGTCTTTTTGTCTCTATGATTGAATGGATGGGGTTGCACTTTCAATTTTCAATATTAGATTGTAATAATCTTGCAAAAAGAATCATAGCGATAATATTCATCAAGTGATGAAGTATTCAATCTCACATTTGATGGTGATGGAGCTCATTCCTGCCCTTAATCCATGATGAGCCCTCTTAAAGCTTCTAAAATTCAGAGTAGCGTATGAGAGGGCCATTAAGACACctattcaaacttttttttttcacttgaaAAATTCTCAGCATGGCCGCAATTCCATTTCATTACTACAATCTAAATGGTCAAAGACAGGTTCAACGCTAACATCAAGAGCAGGATAAAAAAATGGAAAGAttctatattaaaaattttagaaaatgtgCACTTAACAAGGTTTTCAAGTTCCTGCTAATCGCAATGTGGTGTGGTAATTTAGTCTTTAACCATCCTCCATGCACCAACTTTTCACGGTCTATGAAACAGAAAATCAAGGCATTGCTCAAAAATACATGTATGAGGAAAAAAATCAGAGATCACCCACCGCTCAGTTCACTGGTTGAGATGAAACTAGAGATATCTCTCTCGTTCTATAGAGAGCCCGAGCTGTGTAGAGATCCAATCTGATATGACCAGTTCAAACTCTACATGGGTACGTATTCTTAACATTTCCAAAGCAgcactaattaaatttgattcagatAGGACTTAATTTAACCCAACATTTTGATTGTGTTCATATCAAGgctgaaatttataattttttataataattggtTGGATTTTGAGGTAGGCTCGGCTCTTACTGATCAATACTCGGAGATTGGTTGGTCAATATATCTCTTTCGATTCTCAAGATGTGTACCAAAAAACAAATAATGCTTTTTGGTTATGGATCATTCTGCCGGTGCTCACCCCacattcttttatatttttatcatattttattttttaatttttttgaatatatttacaTTAGGATGGTATAATTCAACCATTTTATCcaactaaataaataaaaaaaatttgagtccaTGCTAATTGAACGGTGGTCTAGTTTTGAGGCCAGGTTTAATCCATTTAAAATATACAGTGCAAATCAACTCCATTGtacaataaaaaaatagtaaaataacaaCAATAATGGTGAAAATATTTGAAAGtacaccccttttttttttaccGAAGTACCTCTACAACACAAGTGCTACGTAtgatgtttcttttcttttcgagCGTGGAGGTTGCGCTCATGGATAGCCGCCATTGCAGGGTAAACGGCCATCAACCAATGTACGAACGTGCATGGCACGGCCCGTCTCTGCGCGTGTTTTGTTTGATGGCCGTCCATCAAATGGCAACTCCACGGGTGCACTGCATGTCCGCCCGGCACCGTGGAGGATCCATCCCTGGTTCTTAACCTACATTCTCGTCAATGCTGGGCTCCACGTGGATCGATGAGCTCTGCTCCGTGTACCGGCACACCAGGCACAACGCTTGGAGCAATAATGATAATAATTTTAGCTCCAGATATAAACGAGTATTTTACACATACCatacatataaaataataataaatggttattatttattatttacttaAAAATTTCTATTGTTTACCGAtgtacttatttttttaaaatttttttataaaaataatattaattttaaaaatatttatgaaaataatgttccatataaattatttacaaaaatactGTCCATCAAAAAATCGTTCTATTACAAGGCGATTTTATTTGCCACGTGATCACGAAGAATAGGAAGGAGAAGGGTGCTAACTCAATAGCTGCGCTATGATAGGAAGACTTATAGAACCGCCTTATGATAGGACGATTCTCTCCACTtatccctctctcttctcctcttcgtAACCTATAGAACTATCTTACGATAGGACAATTCATGCCACATGTTTTTCAGTTGACGATAAGAGTAGTGAGTCAGCATAAAAAGTCGTATAGAACATTTTTGTTTGGAGTAACATTtcgataaataattttaaaataatattattttaataaattttttaaatttaataataaattgataaaaattttaatttattttttttaaaaaaaaaattgttgccaTTTGTGTGAcggataattaaatataaaaattgagatAAGCGTATATAGCCAATATTAGGTGAGGATGGGTCTTGATGCAATGATATAGTTGGTTTACTGTAGCTCAGCTAAGTAGGATAATCCTTCAAAGAACTTCAGGTGATCTTCTTCTGAAAGGCATCAGCCAAGCAAAATCCTGGTGTACCATGTGTCCGGGAAGGAATTATGGTAGTAGTGGGCATGGCCAGCTGAGATTAAACTCGGCAGTTGAATCATCTCACAGCTCCAAGAGGTAAATTATACACGTCACTGTAAGAGCCAGGGCAACACCACCTGAATCATGTCCCATTGGCCTACTCAAACCACCCAGACCACTTCCTATGATTTTGCAAAGTGAACACCAAAGAGCAAGCAGGTTCAAATTCTCTTGCATGCGATACCATAGAagggatcataattttttatcacaCATTAAAACAATAATGTAACATAAGGAGCAAGATAATCAAAGACGAAAGGTATCCTTAAAGTGCTTAAGGAATCTGGTGCCTTAAGATGAGAGGCGCTAGAAAAGCACTCGACCGAATGAAGTAAGGcattaaaattagaaaaaaaaataatatataaataaataataattagagataattattataatatgaattattatataattaataatttaaatataaaacataTATAAAACAGTAAAATACTCAACTAattcaagataaaatttatgataacAAATCATAAGCAGCTCTAAATTTATGAATGAAACAAAAAACATAATAAACCTTAAAGTTCATCAACGAAATCTCGTCAATAAAACAGAAAACATAAACAGTCTTAAAATAGAATCatataaataaaacaaaaaagaTAAATGGTCATAAATTTTAAAGTTCATCAATAAAATCAtcatattcaattttttttcaagttgTCATCGCTTTCATCTTCTCCTCCTTCATTGGATTTATATCCTTCAGCATCTTCTTCTGTCTCATCTGAATCAGCATCTATCTCTTCAATATTAGGAGCTAAATTTGACTTTATTTTTAAGTTTGCTCTTGAGTTAGTTTTTTGGGCTTAGCTTCTAGTTTTTTTACTTGCTTCTCCAACACCTACTATCTTTGCTACAGCCCCCCATGTCAATTCTTCATTCTCATCGCCAAAGACTGCATTATCTTcagccatcaaaaaaaaaaaaaaaacataaagttCACTAAAACACCAAAGACAAGCACCTCGTTTCACTGAAAAAGATCCTAAAAAGTATCAAAGACGTGCGCCTGAATGAAGGAGCATCGCCTGAATCATTAAGGGGCGATGACCTTTTTTTGGCACCTAGCGAGCATATGAGATATGCCTTTTAACGCCTTAGACATCACTGGTAAGGAGCAAATTAACAATATCATGATCTCCAACTAACAACCAAAAGTCTCTTTTTTTTCAATGGATGTCATAAAATTtcatagatattttaaaaaaggagaagaaatttCATTGCTTTCCCAAAGCATAAAAGACCGCTTGTTTGCACGGGCAAGATTCTTAAACCAAGAGGTTGCTCAGACAAGCTCCTAAACATCAGTACATCACTTCAAACATAATTTATATCCCATACAGCAGCTCATAGTGACTCAGGTTTCTCATTCTTTTTGTATCTGAGTATCTCTACACCTAAATAATCAATAGTTCCATGGACAGCAACATGAGGTTTCCCGACCTTGACTCGGACAGCAGATATCTGTGGAAACTTTAGCAATGTGGTATTTGCAATTAGATGAGCTACTGACTCCAAAAGATTCTGAGATGGACCCTCCACAACATCTCTAACAATCCTGCACATCATCAATACAACGATCAAGGACCGAATGAGTTTTTTGGATGACAAGTTAAGAGCATGCTGATGCAAAAAATTTGTCAACTACTGGCAACTCACACTATCATGAGCTCAGGTTTTCTCTACTTTTCTTTCATTGGTCTTAACTTTGCAAAGCATTCTTTATTCACTTTAAAAAGGAACTGACATAAGCAAGAATTACCTTAATGTAGAAAAACCAATTAAAGAGTGCACTGGATTCTGTACATGGTACCAAAAACTTTAAGCAGACATCATGGATGTCGCATTTAAAGCACCTGTTCTTTTAAATCCAATTAACTTTTTCTATAATTATTTTCTAGCACTGTTCCAGCTTCATGCTCGCCTACACTCTTATCCATCAACCAAAAATATATCATTTGTAAACATACAAATAGCTTACTCCTGGATCAACAATTAAAACAGGTATTATGATAACCCTGGCTGTGCCCAAGGGCAGCTTATTCTTGAAATTATTTAATAGGCTTCCATCCAATCTGGAGTACATCTTCATTTAAAAATATTAGAACTAAGCAGAACCAGGGGGGCAGCGAGGGTATGAGGCCCCCAAACTCGATAAATTTTCCCAGCATGTCAGTCCCCCACCCCCACCACCTCAAAACAcccaaaagaaataaataaatgaataaattgaGCCAGCAGAACcccgaatttttttttttttttttttctgttcatGACTGGCTTCTCTCAAATCTCAACAAATCCAGGCTCCTTTCTAATATTAtggaaattaaatttgattaatacATATACAAAACTTCAGAATTTCAACCACAAAAGGTGAATTTGCTATTAGTAGTTAAATCTTGCAATGATGTATGCTGGATCCAATAGGCAATGGCTACAACGGCACATAGTAGAGATGTTCACAAAGCACAAAAATGGGGATTCATCTAGATTGAATCAGACTGAATTGTCTCATACAGTGACTACAAAGTAGATGCCAACAGCTGGCAGCTTTCAGGATCTCTTGAGGGGATTTTTTTTTCCCCTATCTAAGCAAGATTTATTGAAGTCCATATCACATACTTTCCTTGTGAAGCTAACTTGCAACTGGTATCAATGTGCCATCAAAGGTCGGGTAGAACAAAAAAGGGAAGGTTCTTCCTCTCAAATTTTTTCCTATCTAGTAAAACGTGTCCCAATAAATTTCTTTAAGGGAAAATGCCCTATCATTGAAATAAGCTGTGAGGCTTGATATGACAAAAAACTTTTTACAGAAATATCATAGAATAACTGAGAGGCAAATGCCAGAGCAAGAGTACTTCTATCCCATCTGAGACAATAAAGATTTATCGAAGACTCCATGATTCATGTCTTGCAGGTAAACTAACAAGATATCAGTAGTCTCAACAACCAAGGGCCTGTTTGGTTGGAGGTACATGAAAAACAGTTTATAAGTCCAGTACAAAGAAGTGGTTTATCAAAGAACCATAGACCACCTCAACTGTTTGTTTGTGTGGATAAAGTATTTTTTTAGACTTTTGACATTTTTAGTATGAATTTGTAATCAGGTGCAAGTATTTGGAAGTGCCGCTTTGGCACCATTTGGGTGGAAGTCAAAAACTTAACTTCTGGACCGCTAGGGAAACTCACTTTTTTGGGTTCCTTCACACCAAAAGCTAGCAGCTCCCAAGTTCACTCAAACTTGACTTATCCAGCACCCACCAATAACCAATTAGGCTGCTATCTGATGTCAAGTGGAACCTATATTTGATGGTTAAGTTACAGATGTTGCATTcaggttctcaactaattttcCAGCCCTTCCATTGGCCAAGAATTTTTTCTTATGAACCCATACTAAGTGCAATATTAGTACCCACGTCTAATTCTTTGGCACGATGACCCGAGTTTTCAAGCTACAGAGACAACACAACAATGATTGCCAACACAACAAATCTTGAAAAAGTAGGATACTGTATGACAAGGATACAATagaaaatatacaatattatgTAAGAAAACAATCATAAAGTATAATAAATTATCACAATACCATAGCAAATACTTAATataataacattaaaaaaaaaactgcaaACTCCATCATTTAGTTGTCATCCACATTCATAAACAACCACCAATACTACATACAGTAACATCAGCATCATAAACTGTAACATAAACCATTCATGGTACAGAAGGTAAAAAATTCATTATTTAAAAAGACAAAGTGTCCTTCACTTCATCCCTGGAGGAATCCAAGAGGCATTCCAGATGTCTAAACAAGAAGTACCtagagcatttttttttttttaaaaaaaaagggaataCTCAAAATAAGCATACAACACCTATTCGAGTTGTGACTGACAAGCATCACGTCTGGATATGGTGAAAGCATGAAATTTGAAGTATCCATGCCTTCTTGAAGCGCACTGATGACTGATTTATGAATAGATGGCAACCTAAAGCTGCATGTATTTCAGAACTCCTCCTTAATTAAAACTATTTACCTCtttcagaaattaaaattaaaaaatcacattTGAATGGGATTTTTAGCTGACTGAATATGAGCTGGGCACAACAATAAACAATCTTGGAAACTTAGATTAAACCACAACATCAGAATTAGTGTGGCTGTCCATTGCCAGATTGAGAGAGCAACAACTTTGCAATAGAGCTGCAGCTATGCCAACTTTAGAACTCACTCTTTGAACCTATTACAGTCTTAGCATAGAAGGTCAAACAGAGTACATCAAGTGCGCACATAAACTATCAATATTATCATATCTTTCTAGTTATCACGCCTTCTTCAACCGTAAGGCATCAAGAAATAACCATAAAGGATCCAAAGGATAAAACTTGAAAAAAGAAACAACCCAATCATTTATGGAGGTTGATTACTATATCAACCTGGCCAGTAGCATTAGCTACAAGAGCTGTTCTGCAATCTGGGACAAGCAAAGCCTGTCCTTGGCCACTTGATAGGGTTGGTGCTAATTTTGTTGTCATGTCTATTTCAACTTTCAAATAACtaatagataaaaaatttctTATTCTTAGATCATGATTTTCAGTGAAGGCATTCTATCATACTTCTTATTTCACTCGATAAGAACAAACATTTCTACTTATTCTGAGAGTATGGTGTT
Above is a genomic segment from Elaeis guineensis isolate ETL-2024a chromosome 1, EG11, whole genome shotgun sequence containing:
- the LOC105039711 gene encoding ALA-interacting subunit 3, encoding MMNNSGASAAGSSSGSGEGSAPRRNSKRPKYSRFTQQELPACKPILTPRWVISVFTLVGIIFVPIGVVSLMASHHVVEIVDRYDSACIPPNMTNDKVGYIQNAAIKKTCTRTLKVPKDMDRPVYVYYQLDNFYQNHRRYVKSRNDEQLRSKDKANDTSNCDPEATTHNGASILPCGLIAWSLFNDTYNFIRGNENITVNKKDISWKSDRDHKFGKDVYPKNFQNGTLIGGAKLDPNKSLSEQEDLIVWMRTAALPTFRKLYGRIEVDLKANDTITVTLENNYNTYSFSGKKKLVLSTTSWLGGKNNFLGIAYLTVGGLCFFLATAFTVVYLIKPRKLGDPSYLSWNRNPLGH
- the LOC105039713 gene encoding dihydroneopterin aldolase 2 isoform X2, which produces MGIRTPFHQLKFLFHGFHGVKPEEKKLGQKFVVDVDAWLDLSEAGKSDNLSDTVSYTEIYRIVRDVVEGPSQNLLESVAHLIANTTLLKFPQISAVRVKVGKPHVAVHGTIDYLGVEILRYKKNEKPESL
- the LOC105039713 gene encoding dihydroneopterin aldolase 2 isoform X1, with the translated sequence MGERDLVDKDKLILRGLQFHGFHGVKPEEKKLGQKFVVDVDAWLDLSEAGKSDNLSDTVSYTEIYRIVRDVVEGPSQNLLESVAHLIANTTLLKFPQISAVRVKVGKPHVAVHGTIDYLGVEILRYKKNEKPESL